The stretch of DNA GCGCCGGAGACCGCGCGGGAAGAGATGGGGGACACGACGTCCGCGATCTGCGGTCACGCGGACGACGAAGAGGACGCGGCGGCGGAGGAGGAGGAGGACGCGGACGGCGATCTCGACACCGCGAGCGTTCGGATCCGCGCAAACGTCTGCACGCCGGCCAACCCGCGGGGCGAAGAAGAGAGGTGCGCGAACGGCGGCTTTCCTCCTCGTTGCGAGGTCGTCGGGCCGGGGCCGAGCGACGAGGAGCGACGCGCGGACGCGTGCCAGAACGCGCGCTCCGAGCTGATCCTCGCCCGCGCGCGCGCCCGCGTGCCGGCGACGCCCGCGCAGAACGCGGCCATCTACAAAGCGATCAAGAACGTCGACCTCTTCTGCGACTGAGCCGCGCTTCTTCGCGTAGCGGACGGCGGCGGTCGTGAGGCACGCGGTGGCGGCCTCCGCAGGCGGCGAACGCAAGGAAGGCTGCGACGCGCGACGGCTTCACAGCCTCAAATCGCAACGGCTCGCCGCTACGGCTCCAAGCGCTCGGCTTCAGGGCTCCATCGAGAGATACGACTCGCTATCGCACGAGTCGACGCAGCGAAGCATCGTCGCGCACGACGCGTCGTCGTCGCATGCCTTGCGCGCGTCGCTGTCGTCGTAGTTCTTCGCGCACTGCCGGCACGAGAGCGAGCTCTTGGTGCAGCAGCCGCTGCACGACGCGCACGCCTGGCTGTCGAGCTCCGTGAGGTAGATCTCGCGGAAGGCATCGACCCCCTTCGGCTCGATGCCCTTGCAGCAGCTGACGCACTTGCTGCCGCTCTTGAGGGCGCACACGCCTGCGCGGCACGTCTTGAACGCCGCCCCGCAAGCCTTCTCGCAGGCCGCGCGCTCCTTCTTGGTGCCCTTCCAGCAAGCGCTCGTCGATCCGTACGTCTCGACCGCGACGCCGGCGGCCTCGGGGGTCATCTCGGTCACGCAGTCGATGTAGCTCTGGCAGCTCTCGCCGATCGTGGGCTCCGTCGCGGAGGTCGTCTGCGCCGGATCGCTCCCGCCGTCGGCGTCGGCCGCGGGCGGCGCCTGCACCTCTCTCACCTCGGTCGTGCACGCGAAGAGGAGGGCGAGCGGCGCAGCAGCGGCCGCGAGAAAGAGACCTCGTGACATGCCTGTCGGTAGCACCGGCCTTTCCCGCGAGCCACGGGGCCGGCGCGCGATTTCAGATTCCCGAGGGCTCGGCCTTCGCGACGCGGGCGTCGGTGACGATCCAATCGACGCGGACGTCGCCGTCCGTCGCGGGGACCTCGGCGATGAGCTGCCAGTCGAAGGCGACGGCGAGGGTGACCGCGGGCGGCGCGTAGCGCGGGAGCGTGCGATCGTAGTAGCCCGCGCCGTAGCCGATGCGGTGGCCGGTGGGATCGATCGCGATCGCGGGGACGACGATGACGTCGAGGTCCGTCGCGTGGGCCGCGTCCGCCGGCGGCTCCGCGAACCCGTAGCCCTGCTCCTCCAGCTTCGCGACGTCGGACACGAAGCGGAACGACATGACGTCGTTCTCCGCGTCGATCGTCGGGTAGGCGACGCGGACGTCGCGGGTGCGGAGCGCGGCGTCGAGCGCGCGGAGGTCGACCTCGTGCCGCGCGACGATGGGCCAGAACAGCGCGACCGACCTCGCCGCGCGGACGGCCTCGTGCTCCGTGAGCGCGGCGACGATCTTCGCCGAGCGCTCCGCGATCGACTCGAGCGGCGTCGTCTTCCGTACGCCGCGCATGCGCTTGCGGAGCTCCGCCTTCACCTTGAAGCGGAGGACCTCCTCCGGCGCGAGGGCGTGCGAGTGCGGGTCGGACGGGCCGGGATCGACGCCGCGCGGCGGGCGGTTCATTGCTTGGCGGCGGCCTTCGCGGCCTTCTTCGCGCCGGCTTTCTTGCCGCCGTAGGAGCGGACCACGAGCTCGGGGAGCTTGCCGCGGCGCGTGATGTTGGAGTTCACGCTGCGCGAGGCGTAGACGACCTCGACGTCGAAGTCGGCGTAGAGCTCGCGCACGAGCGGCGTCTCCGAGTTCGAGAGCATCACGTGGACGCCGCGCCGCGCGAGCTTCGCGAACACCTTGGCGAGCTTCTTCTGCTCCGCCTCGCCGAAGCCGCCCGGGATGTAGCCCGTGAAGTCGGACGTCGGCGAGAGCGGGACGTACGGCGGATCGAAGTAGACGAAGTCGCCCTTCTTCGCCGTCTCGATGACGGAGGAGAAGTCGCCGTTGACGAGCTTCACGCTGCGGAGCGCGCGCGACACCGCGCGCAGGTTCTCGACGTCGCAGAAGAGCGGGTTCGTGAAGCGCCCGAAGGGCACGTTGAACCGGCCCGATCGGTTCACGCGGTAGAGGCCGTTGAAGCCCGTCTTGTTGAGGTAGATCGTGCGCGCCGCGCTCTCGGCGGCGGAGAGCCCCGCGCGATCGAGCCCGCGCACGCGGTAGTAGTGATCGCTCTCGTAGACGTGATCGCGCAACACGCGGATGACGCCCTCCACGTCGTCGCGCACCGCCGCGTAGCACTCGATCAGCTCCGAGTTCACGTCGCTGAGCGTGACCTCGTTCTCGAGGCGCCACCGCGCGCGCAGATCGAAGAAGAGCGCCGCGCCGCCGACGAACGGCTCGAAGTAGTTGCGGAACGTGGCGGGGAGGAGGGGCTGCAGCTGATCGAGGAGCTGCGTCTTGCCGCCGACCCACTTGAGGAAGGGACGTGGATCGGGATCCTTCACCAGGGAGAGCTGCCGCGGGTCCGGTCTCGGCTGCTGCACGGCGGCGGTTCGACCCATCTCGGCAGCGTTCAACGTAGTCGGAGCGCTCACTCTGCGTCAACGGCCGCATCGCGCGCATCGCGTGCGTCGCGGGGAGAGACGACGAAACGCGCGACGGTCGAGGCCTTCACCTCGAAGACCGCCCTCACGTCCGGCGTCGCGCAGCGGAGGCTCGTGTCGTCGCTGGTCGCGCACGAGACGCGCTTCGGCGCGCCGCCATCCGCGACCGTGATGACGATCTCGACGTCCGCCGCGCCGACGTCGTTCGTCCCGAGCTTCACCGCGCGCTCGGCGTAGAAGGAGCCCGCCGCCTCGCGGAGCTGCGCGGACGGCGCGAGCGCCGCGGGCTGACCCTTCACCGTGACGGCGACGCTCGCCACCTGCTCCGGCGCGACGCGGAGCGCGGCGCGGCTCACGTAGATGCGCTTCGCGAGCTCCTCGAGCGCGCTCGGCGCGACGAAGACCTCCGGCCGCCCGTCGACGTTGCCGTACACCCCGCCCTCCGCCGGCTTCCCGAAGCTCACCGTGACGGGCGTGTTGCCGTCCGCGAACCCGAGCACGACGCGGCACGCGTCGGGGCCGAGGCCGAACGTCCCGTCGTCGCGATCCGCCGTCCACGCGAGCACCTTCCCGCGCACGAGCCCGTCG from Labilithrix sp. encodes:
- a CDS encoding 5-formyltetrahydrofolate cyclo-ligase codes for the protein MNRPPRGVDPGPSDPHSHALAPEEVLRFKVKAELRKRMRGVRKTTPLESIAERSAKIVAALTEHEAVRAARSVALFWPIVARHEVDLRALDAALRTRDVRVAYPTIDAENDVMSFRFVSDVAKLEEQGYGFAEPPADAAHATDLDVIVVPAIAIDPTGHRIGYGAGYYDRTLPRYAPPAVTLAVAFDWQLIAEVPATDGDVRVDWIVTDARVAKAEPSGI
- a CDS encoding DNA adenine methylase; the encoded protein is MGRTAAVQQPRPDPRQLSLVKDPDPRPFLKWVGGKTQLLDQLQPLLPATFRNYFEPFVGGAALFFDLRARWRLENEVTLSDVNSELIECYAAVRDDVEGVIRVLRDHVYESDHYYRVRGLDRAGLSAAESAARTIYLNKTGFNGLYRVNRSGRFNVPFGRFTNPLFCDVENLRAVSRALRSVKLVNGDFSSVIETAKKGDFVYFDPPYVPLSPTSDFTGYIPGGFGEAEQKKLAKVFAKLARRGVHVMLSNSETPLVRELYADFDVEVVYASRSVNSNITRRGKLPELVVRSYGGKKAGAKKAAKAAAKQ